In the Nerophis ophidion isolate RoL-2023_Sa linkage group LG01, RoL_Noph_v1.0, whole genome shotgun sequence genome, one interval contains:
- the LOC133556501 gene encoding zinc finger protein 239-like: MDDYCYAKMATSCQRESERESAPPTENNLKSEDEDVQQLIGNPEEVSPQSGGSSTLKQETPQPPCIKKEEEELCITQEGECFLAREEVDYTKFPLTIVSVKTEDDEEKPQIDNFLTPLSDSEAEDEVEVTLSSDTDCEGDMRTHTDNKHSELSLKKRGETCLSCSVCAKSFTKKSSLTLHMRTHTGEKPFSCSVCGKSFSRNCHLTKHMRTHTGEKPFICSVCGNSFSQTGSLTQHMRTHTGEKTCNCTVCGKSFSRNSSLTQHMRTHTGEKTCDCSVCGKSFSRNSILTVHMRIHTGEKTCICSVCGNSFSQSNILTKHMRTHTGEKTFRCSVCGKSCSVKSKLIEHMRTHMM; the protein is encoded by the exons atggacgactactgctatgctaagatggcgacgtcatgtcaaagagaaagtgaaagagaaTCAGCGCCACCAACGGAGAACAATCTGAAAAGCGAAGATGAAG acgtccagcaACTAATCGGTAATCCAGAAGAAGTTTCccctcagtcaggggggagctccactttgaagcaggagactccacaaccaccctgcattaaaaaggaagaggaggaactctgcatcactcaggagggagagtgtttTCTAGCACGAGAGGAAGTTGattacaccaagtttccactgactattgtctctgtgaagactgaagatgatgaagagaaaccacaaatAGACAACTTCTTgactccactatcagatagtgaggctgaagacgaggttgaagtaactttgagcagcgatacagactgtgaaggtgatatgaggactcacactgacaacaaacactctgaaCTCTCTTTAAAGAAGAGAGGGGAAACATGTCTGAGCTGCTCAGTTTGTGCTAAAAGTTTTACTAAAAAGAGCAGTTTGActctacacatgagaacacacacaggtgaaaaaccattcagttgttcagtttgtggaaAAAGCTTTTCTCGAAATTGCCATTTGactaaacacatgagaacacacacaggtgaaaaaccatttatttgttcagtttgtggcaacagCTTTTCTCAAACTGGctctttgactcaacacatgagaacacacacaggagaaaaaacatgtaattgtacagtttgtggcaaaagcttttctcgaaatagctctttgactcaacacatgagaacacacacaggagaaaaaacatgtgattgttcagtttgtggcaaaagcttttctcgaaaCAGCATTTTGActgtacacatgagaatacacaccggagaaaaaacatgtatttgttccGTTTGTGGCAACAGCTTTTCTCAAAGTAACATTTTGactaaacacatgagaacacacacaggtgaaaaaacatttcgttgttcagtttgtggcaaaagctgtTCTGTTAAGAGCAAATTGattgaacacatgagaacacacatgaTGTGA
- the LOC133552255 gene encoding zinc finger protein OZF-like isoform X1: MDDYCYAKMATSCQRETEIESAPDKNTKHEDIQQLMGNPEEVSPQSGGTSTLKQETPQPPCVKKEEEELCITQEEDFLGLQEADLTKLPLTVVSVKTEDDEEKPQVDNLLAPLSDSEAEDEVEVTLSSDTDCEGDMRTHTDNKHSECSSKKRGNTCLSCSVCAKSFTTKCLLTRHMRTHTGEKPFCCSVCGKSFSRNCILTEHMKTHTGEKPYKCSVCGRSFCLKSNLTKHIRTHRGEKTFKCSVCGKSFAQNSSLTRHLRTHTGEKPCSCSVCGKSFFQNSYLIKHMRTHTGEKPFNCSVCGKSFSQNSNLIQHMRSHTGEKTCNCSVCGKSFSRNGSLTEHMRTHTGEKPFNCLICCKGFSVKSNLTEHMRTHTGEKPFDCSVCGKSFSGKSKLTQHMRTHTGLKPLDCSVCGTNFSHEGSLWRHMRSHSGEKPFSCSVCCKRFPHNTDAVKHMRTHKGKK; encoded by the exons atggacgactactgctatgctaagatggcgacgtcatgtcaaagagaaacAGAAATAGAATCCGCGCCGGATAAAAATACGAAACATGAAG acatccagcagctgatgggtaatccagaagaagtttcccctcagtcaggggggacctccactttgaagcaggagactccacaaccaccctgcgttaaaaaggaagaggaggaactctgcatcactcaggaAGAAGATTTTCTTGGATTGCAGGAAGCTGATCTCACCAAgttgccactgactgttgtctctgtgaagactgaagatgatgaagagaaaccacaagtagacaacctcttagctccactatcagatagtgaggctgaagacgaggttgaagtcactttgagcagcgatacagactgtgaaggtgatatgaggactcacactgacaacaaacactctgaatgcTCTTCGAAAAAGAGAGGTAATACATGTCTGAGCTGCTCGGTTTGTGCTAAAAGTTTTACTACAAAGTGCCTTTTGactcgacacatgagaacacacacaggtgaaaaaccattctgttgttcagtttgtggcaaaagcttttctcgaaattgcattttgactgaacacatgaaaacacacacaggagaaaaaccatataagtgttcagtttgtggcagaAGCTTTTGTCTAAAAAGCAATTTGACTAAACACATAAGAACACACAGAGGTGAAAAAACATttaagtgttcagtttgtggcaaaagctttgctcaaaatagctctttgactcgacatttgagaacacacacaggagaaaagccatgtagttgttcagtttgtggcaaaagcttttttcAAAATAGCTATTTGattaaacacatgagaacacacacaggtgaaaaaccatttaattgttcagtttgtggcaaaagcttttctcaaaatagcaaTTTGATTCAACACATGAGatcacacacaggagaaaaaacatgtaattgttcagtttgtggcaaaagcttttctcgaaatggatctttgactgaacacatgagaacacacacaggagaaaaaccatttaattgtttaatttgttGCAAAGGCTTTTCTGTTAAGAGTAATTtaactgaacacatgagaacacacacaggtgaaaaaccatttgattgttcagtttgtggcaaaagcttttctggcAAGAGCAaattgactcaacacatgagaacacacactggactAAAACCACttgattgttcagtttgtggaacAAACTTTTCTCATGAAGGCTCTTTGTGGCGACACATGAGATCACACtctggagaaaaaccatttagttgttcagtgtgctGTAAAAGGTTCCCACATAATACAGACGCAGTAAAACACATGAGGACACATAAAGGGAAAAAATAG